The following proteins are encoded in a genomic region of [Eubacterium] hominis:
- a CDS encoding lysozyme family protein → MKLKHIALIGSLFPILFSLVLFFGVLISADSDDENSNFSSGITGMNLSAEVLKHQPMVEKYAREYSISEYVNVLLAIIQVESGGTAEDVMQSSESLGLPPNSLDTESSIKQGCKYFASLLSSCKNQGIDDLNVAIQSYNYGGGYVGYVAGKGKKHTFNLAESFAREKSGGKKVTYTNPIAVAKNGGWRYGYGNMFYVELVNQYLAVPQVSGELAQKVMNEALKYQGWKYVYGGSNPNTSFDCSGLVQWCYGKAGISLPRTAQAQYDATQHLPLSQAKAGDLVFFHSTYNAGSYVTHVGILVSPTQMYHAGDPIGYADLSSSYWQQHLIGAGRVKQ, encoded by the coding sequence ATGAAACTGAAACATATCGCTCTCATTGGCAGTCTGTTTCCTATCCTCTTTTCTCTGGTGCTTTTCTTTGGAGTGCTGATTAGTGCGGACAGCGACGATGAGAACAGCAATTTTTCTTCTGGCATTACGGGTATGAACCTATCCGCAGAAGTCTTGAAACATCAGCCTATGGTGGAAAAATACGCCAGAGAATACAGTATCTCCGAGTATGTCAATGTGCTATTGGCTATCATTCAAGTAGAAAGTGGCGGTACGGCAGAAGATGTTATGCAGAGTTCGGAAAGTCTTGGTTTACCGCCTAATTCCTTAGATACAGAAAGTTCAATCAAGCAGGGGTGTAAGTATTTTGCGTCCCTGCTTTCTTCCTGCAAAAATCAAGGTATCGACGACTTGAATGTAGCGATACAGTCCTATAACTATGGCGGTGGCTATGTGGGATATGTGGCAGGAAAAGGAAAGAAACACACTTTTAATCTTGCAGAGAGCTTCGCTCGTGAGAAATCGGGTGGAAAGAAAGTAACCTATACGAACCCGATAGCCGTTGCGAAGAATGGGGGCTGGCGGTATGGCTATGGAAATATGTTCTATGTGGAATTAGTCAATCAGTATTTAGCTGTACCGCAGGTATCAGGAGAACTGGCACAAAAGGTAATGAATGAAGCGTTGAAATATCAAGGCTGGAAATATGTGTATGGTGGCAGTAACCCGAACACTTCCTTTGATTGTAGCGGACTTGTGCAATGGTGCTATGGAAAAGCTGGTATCTCTTTACCGAGAACGGCACAGGCACAGTATGACGCTACCCAACATCTTCCACTCTCGCAGGCAAAGGCTGGGGACTTGGTATTTTTCCATTCCACCTATAACGCTGGAAGTTATGTAACACACGTCGGTATTCTTGTTTCGCCGACACAGATGTACCATGCAGGCGACCCGATAGGATATGCAGACCTAAGCAGTAGTTACTGGCAACAGCACTTAATCGGTGCAGGACGAGTAAAACAATAG
- a CDS encoding antirestriction protein ArdA — protein MIDDMAVYIANLGKYNEGYLVGAWFTFPIDEEDVKEKIGLNEQYEEYAIHDTDNFPIAIGEYVSIEELNEMYEMIEELPDYIVECLDEFISHYGTLEEVVEHKDDIYYYPDCETMTDVAYYYIDELQALGDIPPSLQNYIDYEAYGRDLDMGGCFIETSRGMCEIPY, from the coding sequence ATGATTGATGATATGGCGGTTTACATTGCTAATCTTGGCAAATACAATGAGGGCTATTTAGTCGGTGCTTGGTTCACGTTCCCCATTGACGAGGAAGATGTGAAAGAAAAAATCGGCTTGAATGAACAGTATGAGGAATACGCTATCCATGATACCGACAACTTCCCCATTGCGATTGGCGAGTATGTTTCCATTGAAGAACTCAATGAGATGTATGAAATGATAGAGGAACTTCCCGACTATATTGTAGAGTGTCTGGACGAATTTATCAGCCACTACGGGACGCTGGAAGAAGTCGTGGAACACAAGGACGATATTTATTATTATCCCGACTGTGAAACTATGACAGACGTTGCCTATTACTACATAGACGAATTGCAGGCACTTGGGGACATTCCACCCAGCTTACAGAATTACATTGACTATGAAGCCTACGGGCGAGATTTGGATATGGGCGGTTGCTTTATTGAAACAAGCCGAGGTATGTGCGAGATACCATATTAA
- a CDS encoding conjugal transfer protein, whose amino-acid sequence MNDIFKDMQAKVGCDYISDLPSYKRKVWHEMKRLNPADYEERQLEDFSKYVFGMSYQTIKDVMKQQKGREEQCRKQGCWWKREEQLAKKQYHTGLNCR is encoded by the coding sequence ATGAACGATATTTTTAAGGATATGCAGGCAAAAGTCGGCTGTGATTATATTTCTGACCTGCCCTCTTACAAGCGTAAGGTATGGCATGAAATGAAACGACTGAACCCTGCCGACTATGAAGAAAGACAGTTAGAAGATTTTTCAAAGTATGTGTTTGGTATGTCGTACCAGACCATAAAAGATGTGATGAAACAACAGAAAGGACGTGAGGAACAATGCAGGAAACAAGGGTGCTGGTGGAAACGAGAGGAACAACTGGCGAAGAAACAATATCATACTGGTTTGAACTGCCGATAG
- a CDS encoding CPBP family intramembrane metalloprotease, with the protein MREKSCMTRNLIFLFIGLLLIYMLQKNGNFFPVFFLISSLFLIYRNRKEKRKVDKIDVLIGILLAILSLNPIYAICIGLGYVGAKQVFDNSSYKINLFPKDKKEVIFYGIIPATFLILLNTIWFLQTVSINVGFRLEAITGSLIASIPEELLYRYLVFALCVILCNNQIRTKSQKFLCYLILIVPHVLMHFPAGVDISFIDVVLMSIFGIILTRIQMKSSLLLAIIVHFLIDFFRIIIFGV; encoded by the coding sequence ATGAGAGAGAAAAGTTGTATGACAAGAAATTTAATATTTTTATTCATAGGATTATTATTGATATATATGTTGCAAAAAAATGGGAACTTTTTCCCAGTTTTCTTCTTAATTTCTTCGTTATTTCTGATATATAGGAATAGAAAAGAAAAGAGGAAAGTTGATAAAATTGATGTTCTTATAGGTATATTGTTAGCAATATTATCTTTAAATCCGATTTATGCAATATGTATAGGTTTAGGATATGTCGGGGCAAAACAAGTATTTGATAATTCCTCTTATAAAATCAATTTATTCCCTAAAGATAAAAAGGAAGTAATATTTTATGGAATTATCCCTGCTACTTTCCTAATATTACTAAATACAATATGGTTTTTGCAGACTGTTTCTATCAATGTAGGGTTTAGGCTTGAAGCAATTACAGGAAGCCTTATTGCCAGTATTCCAGAAGAATTATTGTATAGATATTTGGTGTTTGCACTATGTGTTATTCTTTGTAATAATCAAATTAGAACAAAAAGTCAAAAGTTTCTTTGTTATTTAATTTTAATTGTACCTCATGTTTTAATGCACTTTCCAGCAGGAGTGGATATATCCTTTATTGATGTAGTTCTAATGAGTATTTTTGGAATAATACTTACTCGTATTCAAATGAAATCTTCATTATTATTAGCAATTATTGTCCACTTTTTAATAGATTTTTTTAGAATAATTATTTTTGGCGTATGA
- a CDS encoding antirestriction protein ArdA, giving the protein MQETRVLVETRGTTGEETISYWFELPIDVAEFEEKLGVGAESGEYRIIEKVLPYADEVQEHTSVYQLNELDFMYRQLSSDMQEEYVSLLTVYENLEALYICRNVITVYPDCKSMIDVARQKLMNDPTFKHLSEDCQEYYFDFEAYASHLQEHGKFLVTEHGIFELPE; this is encoded by the coding sequence ATGCAGGAAACAAGGGTGCTGGTGGAAACGAGAGGAACAACTGGCGAAGAAACAATATCATACTGGTTTGAACTGCCGATAGATGTTGCCGAGTTTGAAGAAAAGCTAGGTGTCGGTGCAGAAAGTGGGGAATACCGTATTATCGAAAAGGTGTTGCCTTATGCTGATGAAGTTCAAGAACATACAAGCGTCTACCAGCTCAATGAATTAGATTTTATGTATCGCCAGCTTTCAAGTGATATGCAGGAAGAATATGTATCACTACTTACGGTGTATGAAAATTTAGAAGCACTTTATATTTGCAGGAACGTGATTACGGTTTATCCCGACTGCAAAAGCATGATAGATGTTGCAAGGCAAAAGCTGATGAACGACCCGACATTTAAGCATTTATCCGAGGACTGTCAAGAATATTACTTTGACTTTGAAGCCTACGCTTCTCACTTGCAGGAACACGGGAAATTTTTAGTAACAGAACACGGTATCTTTGAACTGCCAGAGTAG
- a CDS encoding helix-turn-helix transcriptional regulator codes for MAKQKYSFDSKIHIYRATKRMSQQELADLVGVSRQTIIQLERNRYNPSMLLAYSIAKVFDVAIEDLFDFEEAEK; via the coding sequence ATGGCAAAACAAAAGTATTCTTTTGACAGCAAGATACACATTTATAGAGCTACAAAACGAATGAGCCAGCAAGAACTCGCTGACCTTGTTGGAGTATCTCGGCAAACGATAATACAGCTTGAAAGAAACCGATACAATCCGTCCATGTTGTTAGCATATAGTATTGCGAAAGTATTTGATGTAGCGATTGAAGATTTATTTGACTTTGAGGAGGCAGAAAAATGA
- a CDS encoding ATP-binding protein: protein MFPIKYIDNNLVWNKDNEVFAYYELIPYNYSFLSAEQKFIVHDSFRQLIAQSREGKIHALQIATESSIRSMQEQSKKLVTGKLKEVACQKIDEQTEALVSMIGDNQVDYRFFLGFKLMVTEEQLNLKNIKKSAWLTFKEFLHEVNHTLMNDFVSMPNDEINRYMKMEKLLENKISRRFKVRRLEIHDFGYLMEHLYGRDGIAYEDYEYQLPKKKLQKETLIKYYDLIRPTRCVIEESQRYLRLEHEDRESYVSYFTVNAIVGELDFPSSEIFYFQQQQFTFPVDTSMNVEIVENRKALTTVRNKKKELKDLDNHAYQAGSETSSNVVDALDSVDELETDLDQTKESMYKLSYVVRVSADDLDELKRRCDEVKDFYDDLNVKLVRPAGDMLGLHSEFLPASKRYINDYVQYVKSDFLAGLGFGATQQLGETTGIYMGYSVDTGRNVYLQPSLASQSVKGTVTNALASAFVGSLGGGKSFCNNLLVYYSVLFGGQAVILDPKSERGNWKETLPEIAHEINIVNLTSDKDNAGLLDPFVIMKNVKDAESLAIDILTFLTGISSRDGEKFPVLRKAVRSVTQSDSRGLLHVIDELRREDTPISRNIADHIDSFTDYDFAHLLFSDGTVENAISLDNQLNIIQVADLVLPDKDTTFEEYTTIELLSVSMLIVISTFALDFIHSDRSIFKIVDLDEAWAFLNVAQGETLSNKLVRAGRAMQAGVYFVTQSSGDVSKESLKNNIGLKFAFRSTDINEIKQTLEFFGIDKDDENNQKRLRDLENGQCLLQDLYGRVGVVQIHPVFEELLHAFDTRPPVQRNEVE from the coding sequence ATGTTCCCGATAAAATATATTGACAATAACCTTGTCTGGAATAAGGACAATGAGGTGTTTGCTTATTATGAGCTGATACCATACAACTATTCTTTCCTATCCGCAGAGCAGAAATTTATCGTGCATGACAGTTTCCGACAGCTTATCGCACAGTCCCGTGAGGGAAAAATTCATGCGTTGCAGATTGCAACGGAAAGCTCAATACGAAGTATGCAGGAGCAGTCAAAGAAGCTGGTTACGGGGAAATTAAAGGAAGTTGCCTGCCAGAAGATAGACGAACAGACCGAAGCGTTAGTATCAATGATTGGGGACAATCAAGTGGACTACCGCTTTTTTCTTGGCTTTAAGCTCATGGTTACGGAAGAACAGCTCAATCTGAAGAACATCAAAAAATCGGCGTGGCTGACATTCAAGGAATTTCTCCATGAAGTGAACCACACGCTGATGAATGACTTTGTTTCCATGCCGAATGATGAAATCAACCGTTATATGAAAATGGAAAAGTTGCTGGAAAATAAAATCTCCCGTCGCTTTAAGGTGCGTCGCTTGGAAATCCATGATTTTGGGTATCTCATGGAACATCTTTACGGCAGGGACGGTATCGCCTATGAAGATTATGAGTACCAGCTACCAAAGAAGAAATTACAGAAAGAAACGCTGATAAAATACTACGACCTTATCCGTCCGACAAGGTGTGTGATTGAGGAAAGCCAGCGGTATTTGCGATTGGAACATGAGGACAGGGAAAGCTATGTGTCCTACTTTACCGTCAATGCGATTGTTGGCGAGCTTGATTTTCCGTCGTCTGAAATCTTCTATTTCCAGCAACAGCAATTCACATTCCCCGTTGATACTTCTATGAATGTAGAAATCGTGGAGAACCGTAAAGCATTAACAACCGTCCGCAACAAGAAAAAGGAATTGAAAGACCTTGACAATCACGCTTATCAAGCAGGAAGTGAAACAAGCTCAAATGTGGTGGACGCATTAGACAGCGTGGATGAGCTGGAAACGGACTTAGACCAGACAAAAGAAAGTATGTATAAGCTCTCTTATGTAGTGCGTGTATCGGCTGATGATTTGGACGAATTAAAACGCCGTTGTGATGAAGTCAAAGATTTTTACGACGACCTCAATGTAAAGCTGGTGCGTCCTGCTGGGGATATGCTGGGGCTTCATTCTGAATTTCTTCCTGCCAGCAAGCGATATATCAATGACTACGTGCAGTATGTAAAATCAGATTTCTTGGCAGGTCTTGGTTTTGGTGCGACCCAGCAGTTAGGGGAAACTACGGGTATCTATATGGGCTATTCCGTTGATACGGGAAGAAATGTGTACCTGCAACCGTCGTTAGCTTCGCAGAGTGTAAAAGGTACAGTAACAAACGCTCTTGCTTCTGCTTTTGTCGGTTCGCTTGGCGGTGGAAAGTCATTCTGCAACAATCTTCTTGTGTATTATTCGGTGTTGTTTGGGGGACAAGCGGTTATCTTAGACCCAAAATCAGAGCGTGGCAACTGGAAAGAAACACTTCCAGAAATCGCCCATGAAATCAATATCGTAAATCTTACCAGCGACAAGGACAATGCAGGGCTTCTTGACCCGTTTGTGATTATGAAGAATGTAAAAGACGCTGAAAGTCTGGCAATCGACATCTTGACATTCCTTACGGGTATTTCCTCTAGGGACGGCGAAAAATTCCCCGTACTTCGTAAAGCAGTTCGTTCCGTTACCCAGAGCGACAGTCGGGGGTTGCTCCATGTGATAGACGAGCTACGCCGTGAAGATACGCCCATATCAAGAAATATCGCAGACCATATCGACAGCTTCACGGACTACGACTTTGCACATCTGCTGTTTTCGGACGGTACGGTAGAAAATGCTATCAGTCTGGATAACCAGCTCAATATCATTCAAGTAGCCGATCTTGTACTGCCAGATAAAGACACGACCTTTGAGGAATACACGACCATTGAATTATTGTCGGTGTCTATGCTAATTGTGATTAGTACCTTTGCCCTTGATTTTATCCATTCGGACAGAAGTATTTTTAAGATTGTAGATTTGGACGAAGCATGGGCGTTCTTAAATGTGGCACAAGGGGAAACCTTATCAAATAAGCTGGTTCGTGCTGGACGAGCTATGCAGGCAGGCGTTTATTTTGTTACACAATCTTCTGGTGACGTGTCAAAGGAAAGTCTGAAAAACAATATCGGCTTAAAATTCGCTTTCCGTTCTACTGACATCAACGAGATAAAGCAGACCTTAGAATTTTTCGGTATCGACAAGGACGACGAAAACAACCAGAAACGGCTTCGTGATTTGGAGAACGGACAATGCTTATTGCAGGACTTATACGGGCGTGTCGGTGTGGTGCAGATACACCCAGTCTTTGAAGAACTGCTACACGCCTTTGATACCAGACCGCCCGTACAGAGAAATGAGGTGGAGTGA
- a CDS encoding YtxH domain-containing protein, whose protein sequence is MKERIKGAFTKKKIFHFLKMALFVVALSLILLSLLGTVAHATGLVDDTINAENLYSKYPLSNYQLDFYVDNSWSWLPWNWLDGIGKSVQYGLYCITNFVWTISLYLSNATGYVVQEAYKLDFINDMAESIGQSIQTLAGVTQNGFSSTGFYVGFLLLIILVVGLYVAYTGLIKRETSKALHAVINFVVVFVLSASFIAYAPDYIKKINEFSSDISTASLDLGTKIMLPNSDSVGKDSVDLIRDSLFSIQVQQPWLLLQFGNSNAEEIGADRVVALVSASPEDEDGKTREEVVKTEIEDNDNNNLTIPQVVNRLGMVFFLLFFNLGITIFVFLLTGMMLFSQILFIIFAMFLPISFLLSMIPSYESMAKQAIVRVFNTIMTRAGITLIVTVAFSISSMFYNISTDYPFFMVAFLQIVCFAGIYMKLGDLMSMFSLNANDSQSMGRRIFRRPYLFMRHRARRMEHRIARAVSAGGISGGVAGAVAGSAVAGKRAERKNTASKENRGNTTSSMGQRAGSKVGAVLDTKNKVKDKANAVKENIKDMPTQTAYAVYSAKEKVKSSVSDFKRGMVQEQQSRQTGRLEKQEQHKKNIADKRMELQKAQEARQVQRKADGSATTGATRPHERPATASKPSAEKTQEVKRPATATTSKASEPVKPNVIKERPLSSGVSDRKATQSEQPAHRQNVEKVVSQETRQNYTKDRRTKVQQTQSVQKNQQTTEKSRNLVTKKGQKKK, encoded by the coding sequence ATGAAAGAAAGGATAAAAGGTGCGTTCACAAAAAAGAAGATTTTCCACTTTCTCAAAATGGCTCTGTTCGTGGTGGCACTCTCCCTTATCCTGCTTTCACTTCTGGGGACGGTGGCTCATGCAACGGGGCTTGTGGACGATACCATAAACGCAGAAAATCTTTACTCAAAATATCCCCTTTCCAACTACCAGCTTGATTTTTATGTGGATAATAGCTGGTCGTGGTTGCCGTGGAACTGGCTGGACGGGATTGGAAAATCGGTGCAGTACGGGCTTTACTGCATTACCAACTTTGTCTGGACGATAAGCCTTTATTTAAGCAATGCTACGGGCTATGTGGTGCAGGAAGCCTATAAGCTGGACTTCATTAACGATATGGCAGAGAGTATCGGGCAGAGCATACAGACCCTTGCAGGCGTAACACAGAACGGCTTTTCTTCTACGGGCTTTTATGTTGGTTTCCTGCTTCTCATTATCTTAGTGGTGGGACTTTATGTTGCCTATACGGGACTTATCAAACGGGAAACCAGCAAGGCACTTCACGCCGTTATCAACTTTGTAGTGGTGTTCGTACTGTCCGCTTCGTTTATCGCCTATGCTCCCGATTACATCAAGAAGATAAATGAATTTTCATCAGACATCAGCACCGCTTCTTTGGACTTGGGAACAAAAATCATGCTCCCAAACTCTGACAGCGTGGGCAAGGACAGCGTGGACTTGATACGGGACAGCTTATTTTCTATTCAAGTACAACAGCCGTGGCTACTTCTACAATTCGGTAACAGCAACGCAGAAGAAATCGGGGCAGACCGTGTGGTCGCTCTTGTATCGGCAAGTCCAGAGGACGAGGACGGGAAAACCAGAGAGGAAGTCGTGAAAACAGAAATCGAGGACAACGACAACAACAATCTGACGATACCGCAGGTTGTAAACCGTTTAGGCATGGTGTTCTTCCTACTGTTCTTCAATTTAGGGATAACAATATTTGTATTCTTACTTACGGGCATGATGTTGTTCAGCCAGATACTTTTTATTATCTTTGCAATGTTTTTACCTATCAGTTTTCTACTTTCCATGATACCGAGCTATGAAAGCATGGCAAAGCAGGCAATCGTGAGGGTGTTTAATACCATTATGACACGGGCAGGAATAACGCTCATTGTAACGGTGGCGTTCAGTATTTCCAGTATGTTTTATAACATATCCACAGACTATCCATTTTTCATGGTGGCGTTTTTGCAGATAGTATGTTTCGCTGGTATCTACATGAAGCTGGGCGATTTAATGAGTATGTTCTCTTTGAACGCTAATGACAGTCAAAGCATGGGACGAAGAATTTTCCGCAGACCGTATCTGTTTATGCGACATAGGGCTAGGCGTATGGAACACCGTATTGCAAGGGCGGTAAGTGCTGGCGGTATTTCGGGCGGTGTCGCTGGTGCGGTGGCTGGAAGTGCCGTTGCTGGAAAACGAGCTGAAAGAAAAAATACAGCTTCTAAAGAAAATCGGGGCAATACCACTTCCAGCATGGGACAGCGTGCAGGCTCAAAGGTGGGTGCTGTCTTAGATACGAAAAATAAAGTGAAAGACAAGGCAAACGCTGTCAAAGAGAATATCAAGGATATGCCGACACAGACCGCTTATGCGGTGTATTCCGCAAAGGAAAAGGTAAAGTCCAGCGTGTCTGACTTTAAGCGTGGCATGGTGCAGGAACAGCAGTCCAGACAGACGGGACGATTGGAAAAGCAGGAACAGCATAAGAAAAATATCGCTGACAAGCGTATGGAGCTTCAAAAGGCACAAGAAGCAAGGCAGGTACAGCGAAAGGCTGACGGATCAGCGACAACGGGAGCTACCCGTCCCCATGAGCGACCAGCCACAGCTTCAAAGCCGAGTGCGGAAAAAACACAGGAAGTCAAACGTCCTGCCACAGCGACCACTTCAAAAGCAAGTGAGCCAGTCAAGCCAAATGTTATCAAAGAGCGTCCGTTATCTTCTGGTGTTTCTGATAGAAAAGCGACCCAGTCGGAACAGCCAGCACATAGGCAGAATGTAGAAAAAGTGGTATCGCAGGAAACACGCCAGAATTACACCAAAGACCGCAGGACAAAGGTTCAGCAGACCCAGAGCGTCCAGAAGAACCAGCAGACCACAGAGAAAAGCCGTAACCTTGTAACGAAGAAAGGACAGAAGAAAAAATGA
- a CDS encoding XRE family transcriptional regulator, which translates to MVLNEEQWIKELREKRVAYGISQGRLAVASGITREYLNKIESGKMKPSKELLETLHKELARFNPEAPLTMLFDYVKIRFPTLDIQHIIKDILKLNINYMLHEDYGHYSYTEHYSLGDIFIYTSADEEKGVLLELKGRGCRQFESYLLAQQRSWYDFLMDALVDGGVMKRIDLAINDHTGILDIPELAEKCRKREYIGKSRSYKFYQSGELIKHREDDREYMGRTLYLGSLKSDVYFCIYEKDYEQYVKLGTPLEEADIINRFEIRLRNERAYYAVRDLLTYYDAEQTAFSIINQYVRFVDEEPDKRKNDWKLNDRWAWFIGDNRQSLKLTTKPEPYTLDRTLRWVQRQVAPTLKMLKKIDKGNGTDYMEMIEQQAKLTEKHEMIIRQQTTPAKDLVES; encoded by the coding sequence ATGGTTCTGAATGAAGAACAATGGATAAAAGAATTACGGGAGAAGCGAGTTGCTTACGGTATCTCACAAGGCAGGCTGGCGGTGGCTTCTGGTATCACAAGAGAATATCTCAATAAGATAGAAAGCGGAAAAATGAAGCCGTCAAAGGAGCTTCTGGAAACTCTGCATAAGGAACTGGCAAGGTTCAATCCAGAAGCACCGCTTACCATGCTGTTTGATTATGTGAAAATTCGTTTTCCCACGCTGGATATACAGCACATTATCAAAGATATATTAAAACTGAATATCAATTATATGCTCCATGAAGATTACGGACATTACAGTTATACGGAGCATTATTCTTTAGGGGACATCTTTATTTATACGTCGGCTGACGAAGAAAAAGGTGTCCTTTTAGAGTTAAAGGGGCGTGGTTGCAGGCAGTTTGAAAGTTACCTGTTAGCACAGCAAAGAAGCTGGTATGACTTTCTCATGGACGCACTCGTAGACGGTGGCGTGATGAAGCGTATCGACCTTGCTATCAACGACCATACGGGCATTTTGGATATTCCAGAGCTTGCGGAAAAATGCAGGAAACGGGAATATATCGGAAAGTCCAGAAGTTACAAGTTTTACCAGTCGGGCGAGCTTATCAAGCACAGAGAGGACGACAGAGAATATATGGGGCGTACTCTTTATCTTGGTTCGCTGAAATCAGATGTGTATTTCTGTATTTACGAAAAGGACTATGAGCAGTATGTCAAGTTGGGGACACCGCTTGAAGAAGCCGACATTATTAACCGTTTTGAGATACGGCTTCGGAATGAACGAGCCTATTATGCAGTACGGGATTTGCTGACGTATTATGACGCAGAACAGACCGCCTTTTCTATCATCAATCAGTATGTGCGGTTTGTTGATGAAGAACCAGACAAGCGAAAAAATGACTGGAAGCTCAATGACCGCTGGGCTTGGTTTATCGGCGATAACAGACAGAGCTTGAAGCTGACGACAAAGCCAGAGCCTTACACCTTAGACCGCACATTGCGTTGGGTACAACGGCAGGTAGCACCAACCTTGAAAATGCTGAAAAAGATTGATAAGGGAAACGGTACAGACTACATGGAAATGATTGAACAGCAGGCGAAGCTCACAGAAAAGCATGAAATGATAATCAGACAGCAGACGACCCCTGCAAAAGATTTAGTAGAAAGTTAG
- a CDS encoding DUF3789 domain-containing protein, which translates to MWVLLKDFLLVSMGMGIGVVLMCILNVGKEADCKMKQLEESEDN; encoded by the coding sequence ATGTGGGTATTATTAAAAGACTTCCTGCTGGTATCTATGGGAATGGGTATCGGCGTGGTCTTGATGTGTATTTTGAATGTCGGCAAAGAAGCTGACTGTAAAATGAAACAATTAGAAGAAAGTGAGGACAATTAA
- a CDS encoding conjugal transfer protein translates to MFKKNKKQTETLKEPKEKKVRTVKVGTHKKTVIALWVVLIASVSFGGYKNFTAIDQHTTHEKEIIELRLQDTNGIENFVKNFAKSYYTWNNSKEAIEARTQAISSYLTKELQDLNVDTIRTDIPTSSTVTDVIIWYIEQSGTDTFSATYEVDQQIKEGEQTSNVKATYIVKVHVDADGDMVIIQNPTLAPAIEKSDYEPKTPEADASVDADTVNDATAFLETFFKLYPTATEKELAYYVTGNVLEPIGRDYLYSELVNPIFTKDGDNVKVKVAVKFLDNQTKGTQVSQYELVLHKDSNWKIVG, encoded by the coding sequence ATGTTTAAGAAGAATAAGAAACAGACAGAAACTCTCAAAGAACCAAAAGAAAAAAAGGTGCGTACTGTCAAGGTAGGTACACATAAGAAAACCGTGATTGCGTTGTGGGTGGTGCTTATCGCAAGCGTGAGTTTTGGGGGGTATAAGAATTTTACGGCTATCGACCAGCACACGACCCATGAAAAAGAAATCATTGAACTTCGCTTGCAGGACACCAACGGGATAGAAAATTTCGTGAAGAACTTTGCGAAGTCTTATTACACGTGGAATAACAGCAAAGAAGCGATTGAAGCAAGGACGCAGGCAATCAGCAGTTATCTGACAAAGGAATTGCAGGACTTGAATGTTGATACAATCAGAACGGATATACCAACCAGCTCCACAGTTACAGATGTGATTATCTGGTATATCGAGCAATCGGGAACGGACACTTTTTCTGCTACCTACGAAGTAGATCAGCAGATAAAAGAGGGAGAACAGACAAGCAATGTGAAAGCGACCTATATAGTAAAAGTCCATGTAGACGCTGACGGGGATATGGTAATCATTCAGAACCCTACTCTTGCACCAGCAATCGAAAAATCAGACTATGAGCCTAAGACACCAGAAGCAGACGCAAGCGTAGACGCTGATACCGTCAATGACGCTACCGCATTTCTGGAAACATTCTTTAAGCTGTATCCAACAGCCACAGAAAAAGAACTTGCCTATTATGTAACGGGAAATGTGCTTGAACCTATCGGCAGGGACTATCTTTATTCTGAACTGGTAAACCCTATCTTTACAAAGGACGGGGATAATGTGAAAGTCAAGGTTGCCGTGAAATTCCTTGATAATCAAACAAAGGGGACGCAGGTATCGCAATATGAGCTTGTACTACATAAGGATAGCAACTGGAAGATTGTAGGATAA
- a CDS encoding conjugal transfer protein encodes MKKIKSYTGIWNVEKVLYAINDFNLPFPVTFTQITWFVITEFLIILFGDIPPLSMIEGAFLKYFGIPVALTWFMSQKTFDGKKPYSFLKSQITYALRPKITYAGKAVKLHKQILNETITAVRSVNYVPDKIY; translated from the coding sequence TTGAAAAAGATTAAATCTTATACGGGTATCTGGAACGTGGAAAAAGTCTTGTATGCAATCAATGACTTTAACTTACCCTTTCCCGTTACCTTTACACAGATTACATGGTTTGTGATTACGGAATTTCTCATTATTCTGTTTGGGGATATTCCCCCACTTTCCATGATTGAGGGAGCATTTCTCAAATACTTTGGTATTCCCGTTGCTCTCACATGGTTTATGTCGCAGAAAACCTTTGACGGAAAGAAGCCGTACAGCTTTTTGAAATCACAGATAACCTATGCCCTGCGACCGAAAATCACTTATGCAGGAAAAGCCGTAAAACTGCATAAGCAGATACTCAATGAAACAATCACGGCAGTAAGGAGTGTGAACTATGTTCCCGATAAAATATATTGA